The following are encoded together in the Iodobacter fluviatilis genome:
- a CDS encoding HlyD family type I secretion periplasmic adaptor subunit codes for MKYQVVGELLTKYRQIFAAAWQIRKQQDLPPKSADELAFLPAALELQENPPHPAARITLWALLAFILIALAWACLGKIDIVAVAPGRLIVSDRSKTIQPLEAGVVKSIHVQDGQMVQAGQLLIELDATVSGAENTKQQTNLHDAELNALRAKALLAALDSGQLPVVNHVAAGKELQSLQASRLALSQWQELQAKLSTLDSDTSRKQAERAGVQDQIAKFEQTLPIIKQREKDFQDLARQNFVSKHGVLEKQQARIEAEQDLANQRHKKSELDAAIRGNAQQRIAIQAEFRRTQHDLLSQASEQARSFTQDVVKAGQLQKQTRLTAPVAGIVQQLAVHTVGGVVTPAQALLVIVPKDEAVEAEVVLENKDIGFVNAGQAAAIKIETFNYTKYGLIEGLVRNVSFDAVPDEKLGLIYQARIKLHKNKMNVDGKWLKLAPGMAVTVEIKTGQRRVIEYFLSPLMAHVSESARER; via the coding sequence ATGAAATATCAAGTTGTCGGCGAATTACTTACAAAGTACCGACAAATTTTTGCTGCAGCGTGGCAAATCCGCAAGCAGCAAGATCTACCCCCTAAAAGCGCTGACGAGCTTGCCTTTTTACCCGCAGCGCTAGAGCTGCAAGAAAATCCCCCTCACCCCGCCGCCCGCATCACCCTTTGGGCCTTGCTCGCTTTTATTTTGATTGCGCTTGCATGGGCCTGCCTTGGCAAGATTGATATTGTGGCCGTGGCACCCGGCAGGTTGATTGTGTCTGATCGCAGTAAAACCATTCAGCCCTTAGAGGCAGGGGTGGTGAAATCCATTCATGTGCAAGACGGGCAAATGGTGCAGGCGGGGCAGCTATTGATCGAGCTGGATGCCACCGTTTCTGGCGCAGAAAACACCAAGCAGCAAACCAATCTGCACGATGCAGAATTAAACGCGCTGCGGGCCAAAGCCTTGCTTGCCGCTTTAGATAGTGGGCAATTGCCTGTAGTTAATCATGTGGCGGCAGGTAAGGAGCTGCAATCTCTGCAAGCCAGCCGTTTGGCGCTCAGCCAGTGGCAAGAATTGCAAGCCAAGCTATCTACCCTAGATAGTGATACTTCACGTAAGCAAGCCGAGCGGGCTGGGGTGCAAGATCAGATCGCCAAATTTGAGCAAACCTTACCGATTATTAAGCAGCGCGAAAAAGATTTTCAGGATTTGGCGCGGCAAAACTTTGTTTCCAAGCACGGCGTGCTAGAGAAGCAGCAGGCCAGAATAGAGGCCGAGCAAGATTTAGCCAACCAGCGGCATAAAAAATCAGAGCTGGATGCGGCTATTCGCGGTAATGCCCAGCAAAGAATCGCCATACAGGCAGAGTTTCGCCGTACCCAGCACGATTTGCTTAGCCAAGCCAGCGAGCAAGCCCGCTCGTTTACCCAAGACGTGGTTAAAGCAGGCCAATTACAAAAACAAACCCGCCTAACCGCGCCCGTAGCCGGAATTGTGCAGCAACTGGCCGTTCACACCGTAGGCGGCGTAGTCACCCCCGCGCAAGCCCTGCTGGTGATCGTGCCAAAAGATGAAGCCGTAGAGGCCGAAGTGGTACTAGAAAACAAAGACATTGGCTTTGTCAATGCCGGGCAGGCCGCCGCCATTAAAATTGAAACCTTTAATTACACCAAATACGGCTTAATTGAAGGATTGGTGAGAAACGTTTCATTTGATGCCGTACCAGATGAAAAATTAGGGTTGATATATCAGGCCAGAATTAAATTACACAAAAATAAAATGAATGTTGATGGTAAATGGCTAAAGCTGGCACCGGGAATGGCGGTAACGGTAGAGATTAAAACGGGGCAGCGTAGAGTAATTGAGTATTTCTTATCGCCACTGATGGCGCATGTTTCAGAAAGTGCACGGGAGAGGTGA